The following proteins come from a genomic window of Gemmatimonadaceae bacterium:
- a CDS encoding methyltransferase, whose protein sequence is MSDSMPAYGLWTLVAINSAIFVIFSGFWLLAAAWNVLYAAQRSENLAVTGPYARIRHPQYAAFILIMTGFVLQWPTLPTLLMFPVLVVMYFRLARVLTTSRHLGRARGAMRGAE, encoded by the coding sequence ATGTCAGACAGCATGCCTGCCTACGGGCTCTGGACGCTCGTCGCGATCAATTCCGCGATCTTCGTCATTTTCTCGGGGTTCTGGCTTCTCGCCGCCGCGTGGAATGTCCTCTACGCGGCGCAGCGAAGTGAAAATCTCGCGGTCACAGGCCCCTACGCGCGGATTCGGCACCCGCAGTATGCCGCGTTCATCCTCATAATGACCGGCTTTGTGCTTCAGTGGCCGACGCTTCCGACACTTCTGATGTTCCCGGTGCTCGTAGTGATGTATTTCCGTCTGGCAAGAGTCCTCACGACATCTCGTCATCTCGGTCGGGCACGCGGGGCGATGAGGGGAGCCGAATGA